A region from the Algoriphagus machipongonensis genome encodes:
- a CDS encoding alpha/beta fold hydrolase has protein sequence MSGINFFEKGEGQPLILIHGFCEVSQMWNDFAEKLSSNFRVICPDLPGFGKSPLEHESITLEETAVILEEWMEKFNIHQPIVIGHSLGGYVTLALTELMGKNLKAIGLFHSTAFPDSEEKKDMRNRTVQFLKKNGVDKFATSFVPPLIPENKREELKEEVQKAIAQGKQSTLEGLIAYTYAMRDRRDRFEVLRNFTGSKLMIAGELDGAVPLEASRKHKEVITHYFELAETGHMGLIERKAETIDILNDFCLSVI, from the coding sequence ATGTCTGGAATTAACTTTTTTGAAAAGGGTGAAGGTCAACCTCTCATCCTGATTCATGGTTTCTGTGAAGTAAGCCAAATGTGGAATGACTTTGCTGAAAAATTATCTTCCAATTTTAGAGTCATCTGTCCAGATCTTCCCGGTTTTGGCAAGTCACCTTTGGAGCATGAATCAATCACGCTTGAAGAAACAGCAGTAATTTTAGAGGAGTGGATGGAAAAATTCAACATCCATCAACCCATCGTCATTGGACATTCTTTAGGAGGATATGTCACCCTAGCCTTAACGGAGTTAATGGGGAAAAACCTCAAAGCTATCGGTCTTTTTCATTCTACAGCCTTTCCTGATTCTGAGGAGAAAAAAGATATGCGGAATAGAACGGTTCAATTTTTAAAGAAAAATGGGGTGGATAAATTCGCCACTTCTTTCGTTCCTCCTTTAATTCCAGAAAACAAAAGAGAAGAACTCAAAGAGGAGGTTCAAAAAGCAATCGCACAAGGAAAACAATCCACTTTGGAAGGACTGATAGCTTACACATATGCCATGCGTGATAGAAGGGATCGGTTTGAGGTTTTACGAAATTTCACAGGATCAAAGTTGATGATTGCAGGTGAACTAGACGGAGCCGTGCCCTTAGAAGCAAGCAGAAAACACAAAGAAGTAATCACCCACTACTTTGAATTAGCAGAAACGGGGCACATGGGATTGATTGAGCGCAAAGCCGAGACAATTGATATTCTCAATGACTTTTGCCTCAGCGTGATTTAA
- the ribD gene encoding bifunctional diaminohydroxyphosphoribosylaminopyrimidine deaminase/5-amino-6-(5-phosphoribosylamino)uracil reductase RibD yields the protein MSAISYMRRALELAELGRGKVSPNPVVGCVIVKEDKIIGEGYHQKYGEAHAEVNAVNSVEDQTDIVGSTVYVTLEPCAHFGKTPPCANLLVDKKVGKVVIAAFDSNPLVGGKGIQILEEAGIEVETGLLQEEARWQNRRFFTQIEKKRPYVILKWAQTQDGFVARSDYSSKWISNSSSRRLVHQWRAEEDAIMVGKNTAKYDDPALNVRDWVGKNPLRLVIDSKLELSQSLKLFDQAVPTICYNTQKTEESGNLEFVKLKPGFSLDQILEDLHNRNIQSLLVEGGSFLLNKFIELGLWDEARIFTSRNKFGEGIKAPLIPKPSSENIPVLEDHLSIHYHV from the coding sequence ATGAGTGCAATAAGCTACATGAGAAGAGCTTTAGAGTTGGCTGAGTTAGGGAGAGGAAAAGTCAGCCCTAATCCTGTGGTGGGATGTGTGATCGTGAAAGAGGATAAAATCATTGGAGAAGGGTATCATCAGAAGTATGGAGAGGCACATGCAGAAGTAAATGCTGTCAATTCCGTAGAGGATCAAACCGATATTGTTGGTTCCACGGTTTATGTGACTTTAGAACCTTGTGCACATTTTGGAAAAACTCCTCCCTGCGCCAATTTATTGGTTGACAAGAAAGTAGGGAAAGTGGTGATTGCTGCTTTTGATAGCAACCCATTGGTTGGGGGAAAAGGAATTCAAATTTTAGAAGAAGCAGGCATTGAAGTAGAAACAGGGCTTTTGCAGGAGGAAGCTCGATGGCAAAACAGAAGGTTTTTCACTCAAATTGAAAAAAAGAGGCCTTATGTAATCTTGAAATGGGCCCAAACTCAAGATGGCTTTGTTGCAAGATCTGATTATTCTTCCAAATGGATTAGTAACTCCTCCAGTAGAAGATTAGTGCATCAATGGAGAGCCGAGGAGGATGCAATTATGGTAGGGAAAAACACTGCCAAATATGATGATCCCGCCTTGAATGTCAGAGATTGGGTTGGTAAAAACCCTTTGAGGTTAGTCATTGACAGTAAATTGGAACTAAGCCAAAGCTTAAAATTGTTTGACCAGGCAGTTCCAACTATCTGCTACAATACACAGAAAACAGAGGAAAGTGGAAACCTGGAGTTTGTAAAACTAAAGCCTGGCTTTAGTCTAGATCAAATTTTGGAGGATCTTCACAATAGAAATATTCAAAGCTTACTTGTGGAGGGGGGAAGTTTTCTGTTAAACAAATTTATTGAATTAGGTCTTTGGGATGAGGCAAGGATATTTACCAGCCGGAATAAATTCGGAGAAGGAATAAAAGCACCACTAATTCCGAAGCCTTCCTCGGAAAATATCCCCGTGTTAGAAGACCATTTATCCATTCATTACCATGTCTGA
- a CDS encoding GAF domain-containing protein — protein MSENLMIPESANKAEKYEALIPQIEALISGEPDLYANLANITAALKEAFGFFWVGFYLVKETQLVLGPFQGPIACTRISIGKGVCGTAWQDAKTQLVPDVDAFPGHIACSSASRSEIVVPVFKGEQVAMVLDVDSDQVNDFDSADQLYLEKLMGILGKTL, from the coding sequence ATGTCTGAAAATTTAATGATCCCAGAATCAGCTAACAAAGCTGAAAAATACGAAGCACTTATTCCGCAGATCGAAGCATTGATCAGTGGGGAACCTGATTTGTATGCCAATCTTGCCAATATTACAGCTGCATTGAAAGAAGCATTTGGCTTCTTCTGGGTTGGATTTTATTTAGTAAAAGAGACCCAACTAGTTTTAGGCCCCTTTCAAGGGCCTATTGCCTGTACTCGGATTTCAATAGGAAAAGGTGTTTGTGGTACTGCCTGGCAAGATGCCAAAACCCAACTTGTTCCTGATGTGGATGCTTTCCCAGGTCACATCGCATGTAGTTCAGCCTCTAGATCAGAAATCGTAGTTCCAGTATTTAAAGGGGAGCAAGTTGCTATGGTTTTGGATGTAGATAGCGATCAGGTAAATGATTTTGATAGTGCCGATCAGCTCTACTTGGAAAAATTGATGGGGATATTAGGTAAAACCCTTTAA
- a CDS encoding DUF4382 domain-containing protein, with the protein MKKLIYYFLVGSTFLGFWSCKEDIDSDPKGLVNLILVDSPAVWDSVFVEILGAEIEYIVDGKSDGTLQTKFLPYAPGDKKIEVSALVGGEALLLGRNEFPVSKILKITVKLGDQHSLYLDEKKYKLELADLSEMDVPLDFEMDIDQGFSYDIVLDFDLEKSILVAEENPLKVQLDPTFIIYRGAGTGEVKGSLGPTTLKPAIYAIQDGDSLSTHPNSSGSFLFRLPVGTYSIYVDPKDELYQDTLINNVQVEKGVTQTLEKITLKPKP; encoded by the coding sequence GTGAAAAAGTTGATTTATTATTTCCTCGTAGGAAGTACATTTTTGGGATTTTGGAGCTGTAAAGAGGACATAGATTCAGATCCTAAAGGACTTGTAAACCTTATTTTGGTGGATTCTCCAGCCGTTTGGGATTCTGTTTTTGTAGAAATTCTGGGAGCAGAGATCGAGTATATTGTTGATGGGAAATCCGATGGCACCCTTCAAACCAAATTTCTTCCCTATGCTCCTGGGGATAAAAAAATTGAAGTAAGTGCATTAGTAGGCGGAGAAGCATTGCTCTTAGGAAGAAATGAATTTCCAGTGAGCAAGATTCTTAAAATTACTGTGAAGCTTGGAGATCAGCATTCCTTGTATTTGGATGAAAAAAAGTACAAACTGGAATTGGCGGACCTGTCGGAAATGGATGTTCCCTTAGACTTTGAGATGGATATAGACCAAGGGTTTTCCTATGATATCGTTCTTGATTTTGATTTGGAAAAATCTATTTTAGTTGCAGAAGAGAATCCCTTAAAGGTACAGCTGGATCCCACATTTATCATTTATCGAGGAGCAGGAACGGGGGAAGTTAAAGGTTCCTTGGGACCAACAACTCTTAAGCCTGCTATTTATGCTATCCAAGATGGAGATTCTTTAAGCACGCATCCTAATAGCTCAGGATCATTTCTTTTTAGGTTGCCTGTTGGTACCTACTCCATATATGTGGATCCAAAAGATGAATTATATCAAGACACCTTGATTAATAATGTGCAGGTAGAAAAAGGGGTAACCCAAACGCTTGAAAAGATAACTTTAAAACCGAAGCCTTAA